A region from the Mya arenaria isolate MELC-2E11 chromosome 2, ASM2691426v1 genome encodes:
- the LOC128217132 gene encoding somatostatin receptor type 2-like yields the protein MASSFTPIGSENTTAIAVIELTCKLDNSSNAGNSSNITDVRAKELQVNQILMIISYVIICVIGLIGNGLVIYVVLQFSKMKTVTNMYILNLAISDVLFLISLPFLITTMMLEYWIFGNAMCKIYFVFFSINFFTSVFTLTAMSADRYLAVCHPVRSVYYRTTRIAFFVCLIIWSISFLVMLPIILYSRTVSNKKHIGKDTCTIKWPDDQPIPGEKAFTWYTFLLGFLIPVALISVFYISVILRLKSVGPRKKSKERKKSNRKVTRMVLAMISVYVICWLPYWCFQGYLTFKPKDTNVPDWQIYMFSAFTVLSFANSMINPLLYAFLSEVFRKSFMKAFNCARFLESSKSTGADYSIFPRSTTRKENGKDEKYEFTSMVNQTENTCMHTNNAFNMTPMIQKGEQNDNDIPNNETIQYVDKEIQTNRRERRSDQLEPAKNE from the coding sequence ATGGCGTCTTCGTTCACCCCAATAGGCAGCGAAAACACAACAGCCATAGCGGTGATTGAATTAACCTGCAAATTGGATAACAGCTCCAATGCCGGAAACAGTTCCAACATCACCGATGTTCGTGCAAAGGAACTTCAGGTCAATCAAATACTGATGATAATCTCCTACGTCATAATATGCGTAATCGGACTAATTGGAAATGGACTTGTTATTTATGTGGTCCTGCAATTTTCAAAGATGAAAACGGtgacaaacatgtacattttgaaTTTGGCAATTTCCGATGTTTTGTTCTTGATCAGCTTACCGTTTTTAATAACAACTATGATGCTAGAATACTGGATATTTGGAAATGCGATGTGtaagatatattttgtgttcttCTCTATAAACTTCTTCACTAGTGTATTCACGTTGACAGCCATGTCTGCAGATAGGTACCTCGCCGTGTGCCACCCTGTTCGATCTGTATATTATCGAACAACACGCATAGCTTTCTTCGTATGCCTGATTATATGGTCTATCTCCTTCCTTGTGATGTTGCCAATAATCCTGTATTCCAGAACcgtttcaaacaaaaaacatataggGAAAGATACATGCACCATCAAGTGGCCAGATGACCAGCCGATACCAGGTGAGAAGGCGTTTACCTGGTATACATTTCTTCTTGGATTTCTCATTCCCGTGGCATTGATTTCAGTGTTTTACATTTCGGTCATCCTACGGTTGAAAAGTGTGGGGCCACGGAAGAAGTCAAAGGAAAGGAAAAAGTCCAACCGTAAAGTTACACGAATGGTTCTTGCCATGATTTCAGTGTATGTCATATGCTGGCTACCTTACTGGTGTTTCCAAGGATATCTGACATTCAAACCTAAGGACACGAACGTACCTGACTGGCAAATTTATATGTTTAGCGCCTTTACAGTGCTCTCGTTTGCGAACAGCATGATTAATCCGTTACTTTATGCTTTCCTAAGTGAGGTGTTTAGGAAAAGCTTTATGAAAGCATTTAATTGTGCTAGATTTCTAGAGTCATCTAAAAGCACAGGAGCTGACTATAGCATATTTCCAAGATCGACAACAAGAAAGGAAAACGGAAAAGATGAAAAGTATGAGTTTACATCTATGGTCAATCAGACGGAAAATACTTGCATGCACACGAACAATGCGTTTAATATGACTCCAATGATACAAAAAGGAGAACAAAACGATAACGATATTCCGaataatgaaacaatacaaTATGTGGACAAGGAAATTCAGACGAATAGGCGTGAGCGTAGAAGTGATCAACTTGAACCTGCAAAAAACGAATAA